The Streptomyces sp. NBC_00335 DNA window GGGCCGCCGGTGGCTGCGGAACTCCCGCTGGGTGAAGCCCGGCAGGAACCCCATGAAGGACAGCCCCATGAGCACGGTGAAGACGCCGAGCACCTGCGTGACCACCTCCTGGTGGGCCAGCAGGGTGCGGCCGACGTACCCGAACAGGGCTCCCCCGGAGACGAGGACGGCCGTGAAGCCCAGGACGAACAGCAGCGCGCCGGCCGCCATGCGGCCGCGCCGCCCGCCGCGGGCGTCCGCCAGGTCGGACACCGACAGGCTGGTCACGTAGCTCAAGTAGCCCGGCACGAGGGGCAGTACGCACGGGGAGAGGAAGGAGACGAGTCCCGCGAAGAACGCCACGGGGGCGGCGACGGCCGGCGTGCCGTGGAGGAGGGAGGGGGTCGCGTCGGTGGGGGCGAGCGCCATCGTTTCGGCGACCGTCGTCATGCCGGTGAGCGCCGTCATCTCCATGAGCGCCGCCATGGCGGTGAGCGCCGTCACGACGTCTCCTGCGCCACGCGGGCGACCAAGGGCCGCAGTTGCTCGTCGGTGACCGCTCCCCCGATGCTGACGGCGATCCGGCCGCGGCGGTCGATCACCAGCGTCGAGGGGATGGTCTGCGGGTTGAGGAGCGCGGGCGGGAAGCGGAGCAGGAGCTCGCCGGAGGGGTCGTGGAGGCTGGGGAATCCCAGGCCGTGCGCGCGTACGAAGGACTGCGCCGCCGCGCGGTCCCGGTCGCGGGTGTTGATCCCGAGGAACCGGACGCCCTGCGCCCGGGTCTGCGCGCTGAGCCGC harbors:
- a CDS encoding cytochrome c biogenesis CcdA family protein, with amino-acid sequence MEMTALTGMTTVAETMALAPTDATPSLLHGTPAVAAPVAFFAGLVSFLSPCVLPLVPGYLSYVTSLSVSDLADARGGRRGRMAAGALLFVLGFTAVLVSGGALFGYVGRTLLAHQEVVTQVLGVFTVLMGLSFMGFLPGFTQREFRSHRRPVLGLAGAPLLGAVFAVGWTPCIGPTLAAVQALAWSEASAARGALLMAAYCLGLGLPFILAALAFRRALGAFGLVKRHYQWVLRIGGGMLVLVGVLLATGVWNDLVYRLQLWSAAYTTAV